In Mycolicibacterium lutetiense, the sequence CCGCGTTGGAGACCACGCCGTCGACCTTGCCGAACTCGTCGATCGCGGTCTTGATGATGTTCTCGGCGCCCTCGGACTCGGCGACACTGTCGTAGTTGGCGACGGCACGGCCACCGGCGGCCTTGATCTCGGCCACGACCTCGTCGGCCATGTTGTGTCCGGCCCCGGACCCGTCACGGGCACCGCCCAGGTCATTGACGACGACGCTGGCGCCCTCGCGTGCGAGCGTCAGGGCGTATTCACGGCCCAGACCTCCACCGGCACCGGTGACGACGACAACGCGATCCTGCACTCCTGGCATGGGGATTCCTCCTCGATAACGGGCCGGGAAACGGCTCAGCTCCCCTCCTGTATACGGCGGGCGGATAACTCCCGGTTAACCGGGTCGGTTAGCGCTCATTCGGGGCGTGGCTGACGTGTTTCTGCCATCCGGCAGTCAATTGCCGCCAACGTCGCCGATCCGGAAATCAACGACCCTCCCCTTTAGTTGAACCAATCAGGAAAGCAACGAGTTGGGAAGAGGCAGAGGAAATGAAGAAGTTCGGAATTAGGGCTGGGATGAGCACAGTTGTCGCCGGCGGCCTGGCCGCCGCAGTTCTGGGCCTGGCCGGCCCGGCTTCCGCCGATGTGTCCCACCATGACTGGCTGAATCAGATCGGTCCGCACGTGACCGTGCCGCACGTCGACACCACGGTGCACCAGAGCCACTGAGTCGGAGTCGGTGACCACCGTCACCGCGGAAGCGAGCGGTCAACAGGAATAAACCCCCAGGTCCGGCGGTTGATCCAAAGCGGAATGTGTTACCAAACAGGATTGAAATAAATGAAAAAGTTCGGAATTCCCGCAGTGCTCGTGAGCGGAGTGGCCACCGCCCTTCTGGGGCTGTCCGCACCCGCCTCGGCCGGCGTCGACCATCACCTCTGGGTGCATCAGATGCACCAGAAGGCGACTGCTCCTCAGGTCGACACCACCGTCAAGCACTCCAACGTAAATCGCACCAAGGCGACGTCGAACCGCTGATCCGCAACGAAAACGAAAGGGGCGCCCCATAATCGGGGCGCCCCTTTCGTTATGTCGGAGGTCGGGTTCAGAGCTTTTCGGCAGTCACGAACATGGAGAAAGCCCGATTGTCGTCGTGCTCGATCTCGACGTAACGGCCCAGGCGGCGCATCTCGTCGAGCGAGTGCACACCGTCGGCGTTCCAACCGTGAGAACCCAGCCACTCCGCAACATCGGCGCGGTCGGGATCCTCGTAGATCAGGTCCTGGATGTTCAGCGCCTGCTCCATGTTGAACTGCGCGGCGAAGCGTTCGAAACGCTCGCGCATCTCTTCGCGACGCTCGCTCGCGGTCACCCCGGCGGTCTCGGCCGCGATCCGGCTTCCCGGGGCGGACAACTCGGTAACCAGGTCGAACAGTCGATCCTGGGCATCGGCAGGCAGGTACATAAGCAGGCCCTCGGCCAGCCACGCGGTCGGCTGCGCATCGTCAAAGCCCGCTTCCCGCAACGCCTTCGGCCAATCCTGACGCAGGTCGATCGCCACCTCACGCCGCTGCGCGGACGGCTGCGCACCGTGGGCGGCCAGGGTTTCGGCCTTGTACTGCAGCACCTTGGGCTGGTCGATCTCGAACACCGTGGTGCCGGCCGGCAACTCGATCCGGTACGCCCGGGAATCCAGGCCCGAGGCCAGGATCACGATCTGACGAATACCGGCGTCGGCCGCAGCGGTGAAGTACTCGTCGAAGAAGTGCGTGCGCACCGCCTGATAGCTGCCCATGTGCTCGAAGATCTTGGCGGCCTCGGCGTCGACCGCCTCGATCTTGGCGACCACGTCCTGGTCGAGCAGGGTTTCCCAGAAGCCGGTTCCGGCACCGGCCACCAGGATCGCCGCGTATGGGTCACGGATCAGTGGGTTCTCGCGTCCAGTCTCCCCGGCCCGGGCGGCGGCGACCATCACGGCCGTCGACCCCACGCTGGTGGCGATGTCCCAGGTGTCGTCGTGGCTACGCAGTGAGCTCATCGGGTTTCTCCGTCCAATCGGGCGCGCAACAGCACGCTGTCCAAACCGATTTCAGCAAGTTCGTCGGCATCGGCTGCGCGGCCCAACCGGGCCATCTCGTCGGCGCTGGCTACAGCGTCGACCTCCCAGCCGTGCGCGGCGAGCCACTCGGCGGCGCCGACCCGCTCGTCACCGGTGTACATCAGTGCGTCGACGTCGATGTCGAGCCCCAGCGAGGCACGCATGCGCTCGCCGCGGGCCCGGCGGGCAGCGCGCTTCTCCGGGGTGTACCGAGCCGGGTCCATCACGAAGTCCTCGACCGCAATGCGACTGCCGGGTGCGCTGTGTGCGCCGACGAGTTCGAACAGCCGGTCCTGGGCGTCGGCGGGCAGGTACGGCAGCAGCCCCTCGGCCAGCCACGCGGTGGGCTGCTCAGGATCGAAGCCTGCCTCGATCAGGGCTGCCGGCCAGTCCTCGCGCAGGTCGATCGGCACCGGGACGTGCTGTGCCCGGGCCAGCGCCCCGTGCGCCTGCAACGTCTCGGTCTTGTAGTGCAGCACCTTGGGCTGATCGATCTCGTAGACCGTGGTGCCGGCCGGCCAGTCCAGCCGGAACGCCCGCGAGTCCAGGCCGGCGGCCAGGATCACGATCTGACGGATGCCGTCGTGGGTGACCTCGGTGAAGTAGTCGTCGAAGTAGTGGGTGCGTACGGCCTGGTAGTTGCGGGCCATGTCGTGGATGCGGTGTGCCGCCGGATCGTCACCGATCCAGTGCGGTTCGCTGCTGGCCAACTGTGCCCACCCCGGACCGGCGGCCGTCACGAGAAGGAAGGCGAACTCGTCACGAACCAGGGGTTCGGGTTGCGCCGTCTCAGCAGCACGGGAGGCGGCCACCCCCAGCGCCGTCGCTCCGACGCTCTCGGTGATGTCCCAACTGTCGCCGTCGACTCGTCCGGGCCGTATGTCACTCAGATCAGTCATTTGCTGATCCATGCTACCGAAGAACTTAGCCAAGCTATACGGATATGTGGGGCACCTCACGGCACCGCCGCGTCAATCGCGCAACTGCCAGAGCTTGTTCGCCATCAGCAGTTCGAACTTGTCGACGATGACCGCGACCTCGTCACGCTGCCCCACGTAACCGGCGTAAAAGCCCATCCCCCACATCACCGCCACCAGCATCTCCACGATCGCCGGGATGTCGGTGTCGGTGCTCAACTCGCCGCCCGCGATCGCCTCGTCGACCGCCCACTTGACGAACTCGCGCGAGCTACGCAATGCGTCGTGCTCCTCGGAGACCAGCTCGGGATGGCGCTGCGCTTCCAGCACCGAGGTCACCAGAAACGCCGCCGCCGACCGGTCGGTGGACTCGGCATCCATCGCCGCGGCGAAAAACGTCGAAATCCGGTTCAGCAGGGTGGTGGCCTCCCGGGCCTTGGCAATGCCGGAGGCGATCACCTTGGCGTTGGTCTGCTCGACGACATCGCGGTACAGAACACGTTTGCTACTGAAGTAGTGGTTGATGGCCGGACGGGTCAGGTCGGCGCGAATCGCGATTGCCTGAAACGTAGCTGCGTCGTAGCCAAGTTCGCTGAAAACTTCACGGGCAGCACGCACAATGCGTTCACGAGTCTCCGCCGCCTTTGCTGCGGGCGGGCGTCCCGGTCCTCGGCTCGCTGTGTGGGCCACACCCAAATTGTGCCACACGTCACCCGGGAGTCCCGTTGGCGTCAGGTTTGCGTGCGTTAAATGGGCTCTTCCGACTTAGCAGGGGCGGAGCCTGGTTCTGGATGGCGCTCGCCGTGATTGGCGGGTGCAGGCCCACCGTACGCGGCGGCGTTGGTTGTCCGGTGTTCTGAATCCGAACGCGATTCGGCCGACGTGTTTGACGATTCTGTTGTAGCCCTCGCTGCGGGCGTTGGACAGCCCGGTGGTGATGGCCAGGATCATCGGTTCCTGCCACGCGGAGATGGTTTCGGCGAGCTTGACGATCTCGGGTACCGAGCACGCCGCGCAGAACGTGTAGAACCGGTACAGCGCGTCGCCGATCTCGTAGCGCAGACCGCCACGGTCGGTGCAGGCCAGCACATCTCGCAGCAGTTCCTTGGCGATCCAGGCCGCCGCGATGTCCCCGTTGGGGTCTGCGCAGGTCAGTTTCTCGAACAGCGTGTGGCGTTGATCGTCGGTCAGCCGTTCGGCGGCGCGCAGCAGCCGGCGGCGGTTGATCCACTCCGGATCGCTCTTGTGCCCGCGGCGTCCGCGGTAGGTCTGGGTGACGCGGCGGCGAACCCGATCGACCATCTCGTTGGCCTTCTTCACGAGATGAAAGCGATCCACGATCAGCTTCGCGTGCGGCAACGCCTCGCGGGCGGCCTTGGCGTAGGCCCCCGACATGTCGATCGCGACGAACTCGATCCCGTCCCTCCACGCCTGCTCGCGCTGGGTCAGCCAGTCGGTCACCGGCCGCGCGGCACGCCCGTTGACCTGGACCAGCAACCCGCCGGCGCCGGTGATGTCGACCAGGCCGCTGTCCCAGCGGTCCACCCACGCCCGGGCCCCGGTCTCCGGGCAGGTCTCCCACTTGGCCTTCCCGCGGCGGGTCTCATCGATGCCCAGCACCCGCACCGGGGGCGGTTCACCGGCCAGGACCGGATCCGCGGTGGCGATCACCGCGTCATGGCAGGTGTTCCAGCTACAGCCATACGCGGCGGCGACGGCCTTGACCGAGCGGTCGTCGTCGAGGACCGCCAGGGCCATCTCCGCCTTGGCTCGCACCGTCACCCGAGCCCGCGGCGGGATCGACGGCGTCGACTCAGTGAATGACCTGCGTTCGCAGGAGGTGTTGGTGCACAACCATTTCCGCTTTCGCCACATGATCAGCGGCCGGTCCGCACCGATCTTGATGTCCCGGGGCCGAGTCGTGACCCAACCCCTCGACCGCGACGATCTGGTTCGGCAGTCCGGGCAGATCCCGACCCACTCGAGCGCTGTGCCCACCTCAACGATGCGGACATCGCCGTCATCGACTTGCACGGACTCCACGGTGATGCCGTCGAGTCCAAGCAGCAGGGAACCACTATTGTCAGACATGCTCGCGCCTTTGCTCTGGATGCGTAGAGAACACCCAGTTGACAAGGGCGCGAGCCCTCAATCAGTCACCGACACGAACCCAATCGGTCACACCAGACCCCCATCAAGTCGGAAGAGCCGTTAAATGCGGCTGACCAGCAAAGCCCCACCGTGCCCGAAAAGTGACGACGAACTAGCGTTGTCCTCCATGGCGGGGGTTGTTTCACGGGAGTCGTACTTCGAAACGGGTCTGGATGTGTTGTCCGAGCTCGGGTACGGCGGGCTCAAACTGGCCGAGGTGTGCAACCGGCTGGGCGTGACAACCGGGTCGTTCTATCACTACTTCCCCAACTGGGCGGCCTACACCCGGGAACTGATCGCGCACTGGCGCGAGGCCCGCACCCTGCGGGTGGTCGAGGCGGTACGTGCCGATCACGATCCGCACCACCGGATCGAGACCCTGATCAGTGAGACGCTGGCCCTGCCGCACAGTGCCGAGGCCGCCATCCGGGTCTGGAGCTCGCTGGACCCCGATGTCCACCGGGTGCAAGCCGAGGTCGATCAATTGCGCTTCGACATCCTTTACGAATCGGCGCTGGAGATCATCGGCGATGAGCACAACGCCCGGTACTTCGCGGCCTGGGGCGTGTACTTGACCGTCGGATTCGAACAGAGCACCCTGCCTCGTGACACCGAGGCCCTTGAGTGGATCACCTCGCAAATGCGCGACGCGCTGGAATCGGGCCGGTTCTCTCCGGCCGCCGGATCGGACCAACCGGTCTAACATCGGCGAACATGCTGACCCCGGCCGAGATCTGGCACCGGGCAGCTGACCGCCTTGGTGACTCGCTACGCGCCAGGGACCCGGAATACGACGCGCTGCGCCGCGCGCTGCGGGCCGGCATCGTCCTGCCCGTCGCCGCCGCGGTCGGCTTCGCCGTTGGCGGTGATTCCCAGACGCCGCTGTTCGCCATCTTCGGCGCGGTCTCCCTGCTCATCACCGCAGATTTCCCCGGCAACCGGCCGGCCCGGGCCCTGGCGTACGGCGGCCTGGCCGTCAACGGCGTGGTGTTGATCGTGCTGGGCACGGTGCTGGCCCCATATCCCTGGCTGAGTGTGGCCGCGATGTTCGTCGTCGGCATGGTGGTGACGTTCTCCGGCGTGCTCAGCGAGATCGTCGCCGCGGGACAGCGCGCCACCCTGCTGCTGTTCGTGCTGCCGCTGTGCACACCCGTCGGCCCCATCCCCGACCGGCTGCTGGGCTGGCTGATCGCGCTGGTGATCTGCGTGCCTGCCGCACTGTTCCTGTTCCGGCCCCGCCACCACGACGAGCTGCGCCGCTACTCGGCCCGCGTCTGCCGGCTACTGGCCGACCGGCTCGAAGGCCGGGCCTCGGCCCGCGAGGTCACCCGCGCGATGAACGCGCTCTACGAAAGCTTTCTCGGGGTCGACTACCGGCCCGTCGGGCTCACCGCGGGCAGCCGCGCGCTGGTGCGCGTCGTCGACGACCTGGGCTGGATCTGCGACCAGGTCAGCGACGACACCGGGGAACTGCTCGGCGAAATGCGCGACCCCGCAGTGCGCGTCCTGCGCGACAGCGCCGCGCTGCTGCGGACCAGCGATCGGGGCGAGCGTGCCGCGCGCGGAGCCGACCTGCGCGCAGTACTGGCCGAACAGCGCACGGTGGCCCAGGGCGGCTACCGCGACGACATCATTGCGATCCTGGGCACGGCAGAGGACGCAGCCGCGGTCGACCTCGGCCGCGGACTGCTGATCCGGCGCACCATCTCGGCCACCATCGCCGTCACCGGTCGGGTGATCGGCAACGCCGCACTGGCCGATGCGCGGCCGGTGTGGGCCCGGGTGCTGGGCCGGCGGCTACCCGAAACCGGTGCCGCCGACTGGGTGATGCCCGAGACGCTGGCTGTCGCCGCAATCGCCAAGGGCCTGGTGGCCACCCGCGCGGTGGTGCTGCGCAACA encodes:
- a CDS encoding class I SAM-dependent methyltransferase; translated protein: MSSLRSHDDTWDIATSVGSTAVMVAAARAGETGRENPLIRDPYAAILVAGAGTGFWETLLDQDVVAKIEAVDAEAAKIFEHMGSYQAVRTHFFDEYFTAAADAGIRQIVILASGLDSRAYRIELPAGTTVFEIDQPKVLQYKAETLAAHGAQPSAQRREVAIDLRQDWPKALREAGFDDAQPTAWLAEGLLMYLPADAQDRLFDLVTELSAPGSRIAAETAGVTASERREEMRERFERFAAQFNMEQALNIQDLIYEDPDRADVAEWLGSHGWNADGVHSLDEMRRLGRYVEIEHDDNRAFSMFVTAEKL
- a CDS encoding SAM-dependent methyltransferase; amino-acid sequence: MTDLSDIRPGRVDGDSWDITESVGATALGVAASRAAETAQPEPLVRDEFAFLLVTAAGPGWAQLASSEPHWIGDDPAAHRIHDMARNYQAVRTHYFDDYFTEVTHDGIRQIVILAAGLDSRAFRLDWPAGTTVYEIDQPKVLHYKTETLQAHGALARAQHVPVPIDLREDWPAALIEAGFDPEQPTAWLAEGLLPYLPADAQDRLFELVGAHSAPGSRIAVEDFVMDPARYTPEKRAARRARGERMRASLGLDIDVDALMYTGDERVGAAEWLAAHGWEVDAVASADEMARLGRAADADELAEIGLDSVLLRARLDGETR
- a CDS encoding TetR/AcrR family transcriptional regulator, whose protein sequence is MAHTASRGPGRPPAAKAAETRERIVRAAREVFSELGYDAATFQAIAIRADLTRPAINHYFSSKRVLYRDVVEQTNAKVIASGIAKAREATTLLNRISTFFAAAMDAESTDRSAAAFLVTSVLEAQRHPELVSEEHDALRSSREFVKWAVDEAIAGGELSTDTDIPAIVEMLVAVMWGMGFYAGYVGQRDEVAVIVDKFELLMANKLWQLRD
- a CDS encoding TetR/AcrR family transcriptional regulator; amino-acid sequence: MAGVVSRESYFETGLDVLSELGYGGLKLAEVCNRLGVTTGSFYHYFPNWAAYTRELIAHWREARTLRVVEAVRADHDPHHRIETLISETLALPHSAEAAIRVWSSLDPDVHRVQAEVDQLRFDILYESALEIIGDEHNARYFAAWGVYLTVGFEQSTLPRDTEALEWITSQMRDALESGRFSPAAGSDQPV
- a CDS encoding FUSC family protein; translation: MLTPAEIWHRAADRLGDSLRARDPEYDALRRALRAGIVLPVAAAVGFAVGGDSQTPLFAIFGAVSLLITADFPGNRPARALAYGGLAVNGVVLIVLGTVLAPYPWLSVAAMFVVGMVVTFSGVLSEIVAAGQRATLLLFVLPLCTPVGPIPDRLLGWLIALVICVPAALFLFRPRHHDELRRYSARVCRLLADRLEGRASAREVTRAMNALYESFLGVDYRPVGLTAGSRALVRVVDDLGWICDQVSDDTGELLGEMRDPAVRVLRDSAALLRTSDRGERAARGADLRAVLAEQRTVAQGGYRDDIIAILGTAEDAAAVDLGRGLLIRRTISATIAVTGRVIGNAALADARPVWARVLGRRLPETGAADWVMPETLAVAAIAKGLVATRAVVLRNSLRTALGLAVAVAVTHLFPVQHGFWVVLGAMSVLRSSALTTGTRVLRAVAGTAIGFVLGAVLIEFVGVDPVILWILLPLVAFGSAYVPEVGSFIAGQAAFTMMVLINFNLIVPTGWRVGLIRVEDVVLGALVGIVMSLLLWPRGATASVSKAIDQARGVGAQFLNAAVLRVTRGASEEATDRVIALSHDGLSASRTLDDAVRQYLSENGGPTDQRAPVVRAANRANRVRAAAELIADVVPPPLGVYPSTRAVIEEHAGAICARLTGADTTSVLVPIGESFVMSLRAEAGGTDLAVSAALPLVTAAAHLGELELLYPQPAESVG